A DNA window from Agrobacterium vaccinii contains the following coding sequences:
- a CDS encoding AraC family transcriptional regulator, with protein sequence MQPDLELVHIRKGESFAAWTHGYPFRTVRWHYHPEYEIHLVVATSGTFYLGDFVGTFSPGQLIMTGPNLPQNWISDIEVGEIVPARSLVIQFPEAFIEDASASMPEMDAVRPLLDRSRRGLLFDDATSMAVRPLIEKLLEAQGLKRLALFWDILALLVDADYEVLASLSFQLDLTGTEDSGINRALSHLRENLTDQVEEGELAAMVGQSPSAFSRAFKRHTGTTLVRYRNQLRIDLACKMLLADLEVNVAEICYDVGFSNLSNFNRHFLKLKGMSPSQFRSKFTAQKAFMMAD encoded by the coding sequence ATGCAACCCGATCTGGAACTGGTCCATATCCGCAAGGGCGAATCGTTCGCAGCGTGGACGCATGGCTACCCGTTCCGTACGGTCCGCTGGCATTATCACCCCGAATATGAAATTCATCTCGTCGTTGCGACCTCTGGCACATTTTACCTTGGCGACTTCGTCGGCACCTTCAGCCCCGGTCAGCTGATTATGACGGGACCGAACCTCCCGCAGAACTGGATCAGCGATATCGAGGTCGGTGAGATCGTCCCGGCCCGCTCGCTCGTCATCCAATTTCCCGAAGCCTTCATTGAGGATGCCAGCGCGTCCATGCCGGAAATGGATGCCGTGCGTCCCCTGCTGGACCGCAGCCGTCGTGGGCTGCTCTTTGATGATGCGACAAGCATGGCAGTAAGACCGCTCATCGAAAAACTACTCGAAGCGCAGGGTCTAAAGAGACTGGCACTGTTCTGGGACATTCTCGCCCTTCTCGTGGATGCCGATTACGAGGTGCTTGCCAGCCTCAGCTTCCAGCTCGACCTGACCGGCACCGAAGATAGCGGCATCAATCGCGCTTTGTCGCATCTGCGTGAAAACCTGACGGATCAGGTCGAAGAGGGTGAACTGGCGGCAATGGTGGGCCAGAGCCCGAGCGCATTTTCGCGTGCCTTCAAAAGACACACCGGCACGACGCTTGTTCGTTACCGCAACCAGCTGCGCATCGATCTGGCCTGCAAGATGCTGCTGGCCGATCTGGAGGTCAATGTCGCAGAGATCTGCTACGACGTCGGCTTTTCCAACCTATCCAATTTCAACCGGCATTTCCTCAAACTAAAGGGAATGTCCCCATCCCAGTTCCGCTCGAAATTCACGGCGCAGAAAGCGTTCATGATGGCGGACTGA
- a CDS encoding SDR family oxidoreductase: MQFSGKSVIITGAGKGIGRACALVMAERGAEVIALSRTQSDLDALKAEIGGRSIRVDLSDSANARAAMREAGTCNFLINSAGTNVLESVLDMTEDGYETVMGINLRAALITSQEFARARIAAGGGGAIVNITSIAGHRGFQDHLCYAASKAGLEGATRVLAKELGPHGIRVNAVAPTITLTELAAEAWSDAEKSAPMMVRHPLNRFAEAEEVAQSIALLLSDDSRMISGAVLPVDGGFLAV; encoded by the coding sequence ATGCAGTTCTCAGGAAAATCCGTCATCATCACCGGCGCGGGCAAAGGCATCGGGCGCGCCTGCGCGCTTGTGATGGCAGAACGCGGTGCTGAGGTTATCGCGCTCAGCCGCACCCAGTCCGATCTCGATGCTTTGAAAGCCGAAATCGGAGGACGCTCGATCCGCGTCGACCTCTCGGATTCCGCAAATGCGCGCGCCGCGATGCGCGAGGCAGGCACCTGTAATTTTCTGATCAACAGCGCTGGCACGAACGTGCTTGAAAGCGTTCTGGATATGACCGAAGACGGCTATGAAACCGTTATGGGCATTAACCTCCGCGCAGCCCTGATCACCTCTCAGGAATTTGCCCGCGCCCGTATTGCCGCAGGTGGTGGCGGTGCCATCGTCAACATCACATCCATTGCCGGTCATCGCGGATTTCAGGATCATCTCTGCTATGCGGCATCCAAGGCAGGTCTTGAGGGAGCGACCCGTGTTCTGGCCAAGGAACTGGGCCCCCACGGCATTCGCGTCAACGCCGTCGCGCCGACGATCACCCTTACAGAACTTGCCGCCGAAGCCTGGAGTGACGCTGAAAAAAGTGCGCCGATGATGGTTCGCCATCCCCTCAACCGCTTTGCCGAAGCCGAGGAAGTCGCCCAGAGCATTGCGCTTCTTCTGTCCGACGACAGCCGGATGATTTCCGGCGCGGTGCTGCCGGTCGATGGCGGATTTCTGGCGGTCTAA
- a CDS encoding ABC transporter permease yields the protein MLPDANTDTATRSNGLNLGRLLQTPLALPLVGLIVVSIIMGLASDNFFTLNNIMNVLRQVSIVGILAVGMTFVILTGGIDLSVGAVMALVGTLCAGMMVKMGIPAVAALGIGLFIGIGIGLLNGALVAWGKMPAIIVTLATMGMARGLGLIYSGGYPISGIPSWISWFGVGRLGFVPVPVIIMIVTYALAWVLLQRTAFGRHVYALGGNETAARLSGVKTQRVKLAVYGIAGFTSALAAVILIGRLMSGQPNAGVGFELDAIAAVVLGGTAIAGGRGLILGTLIGAILLGILNNGLNLMGINPYLQDVIKGAIILLAIYIGREWR from the coding sequence ATGTTGCCTGATGCAAACACGGACACAGCAACGAGATCCAACGGCCTGAACCTTGGCCGGTTGCTGCAAACACCGCTGGCATTGCCGCTGGTGGGCCTCATCGTCGTGTCCATCATCATGGGCCTTGCGAGCGATAACTTCTTCACCTTGAACAACATCATGAACGTGCTGCGTCAGGTGTCCATCGTCGGCATTCTGGCCGTCGGCATGACCTTCGTGATCCTGACCGGCGGTATCGATCTTTCGGTTGGCGCGGTCATGGCGCTGGTCGGCACGCTGTGCGCGGGCATGATGGTGAAGATGGGCATTCCCGCCGTGGCCGCACTGGGGATAGGCCTCTTCATCGGTATTGGCATCGGGCTGTTGAACGGCGCACTGGTGGCCTGGGGCAAGATGCCCGCCATCATCGTCACGCTGGCAACCATGGGTATGGCACGCGGCCTCGGCCTTATCTATTCGGGCGGCTACCCGATCAGCGGCATACCGAGCTGGATTTCCTGGTTCGGCGTTGGTCGTCTCGGCTTCGTGCCGGTCCCCGTCATCATCATGATCGTTACCTACGCGCTTGCCTGGGTTCTTTTGCAGCGCACCGCCTTCGGGCGCCACGTCTATGCACTCGGCGGAAACGAAACTGCGGCACGCCTTTCCGGCGTCAAGACGCAGCGGGTCAAGCTTGCCGTCTATGGCATCGCCGGTTTCACCTCGGCCTTGGCGGCTGTGATCCTGATTGGCCGGTTGATGAGTGGCCAGCCCAATGCCGGTGTTGGCTTCGAACTAGACGCCATCGCCGCCGTGGTCCTCGGCGGCACCGCCATCGCCGGTGGCAGAGGCCTCATTCTGGGCACGCTGATCGGAGCGATCCTGCTCGGCATCCTTAACAACGGCCTCAACCTCATGGGCATCAATCCGTATCTGCAGGATGTGATCAAAGGCGCGATCATTCTGCTGGCCATCTATATCGGGCGTGAATGGCGCTGA
- a CDS encoding SDR family oxidoreductase — protein sequence MSDTQHPMPPFAEQQQEPPGKTAQMRPVPDHGETSYRGNGRLEGKVALITGADSGIGKAVAIAFAREGANILISYLNEDEDAQDTAKWVEEAGRKAILVPGDIKSEAHCKSLVSQTVEKLGAIDILVNNAAFQRTYAAIEDISAEEWDETFRTNIYAPFFLSKAAVPLMKPGSAIINTTSIQSRQPSPALLAYASTKGAISNFTAGLAEMVADKGIRVNAVAPGPIWTPLIPSTMPAEKAAKFGEGTLIGRAGQPAELAGAYVLLASDLGSYMTGAVVPVTGGEIMI from the coding sequence ATGTCCGACACACAGCACCCCATGCCACCCTTCGCCGAACAGCAGCAGGAGCCACCTGGAAAGACCGCGCAGATGCGCCCGGTACCCGACCACGGGGAGACATCCTATCGCGGAAACGGCAGGCTGGAGGGCAAGGTGGCGCTGATCACCGGTGCCGACTCCGGCATCGGCAAGGCAGTTGCCATCGCCTTTGCGCGCGAAGGCGCCAACATTCTCATCTCCTATCTCAACGAAGACGAGGATGCGCAGGACACGGCCAAGTGGGTCGAGGAAGCCGGTCGCAAGGCCATCCTCGTTCCCGGCGACATCAAGTCTGAGGCGCATTGCAAATCGCTCGTGTCGCAAACCGTCGAAAAGCTGGGTGCAATCGATATTCTGGTGAACAACGCCGCGTTCCAGCGAACCTATGCGGCGATCGAGGACATCAGCGCAGAGGAGTGGGACGAGACCTTCCGCACCAACATCTACGCACCGTTTTTCCTGTCCAAGGCTGCCGTGCCGTTGATGAAACCCGGTAGCGCGATTATCAACACGACATCGATCCAGTCGAGACAGCCTTCTCCCGCGTTGCTGGCCTATGCCTCGACCAAGGGTGCCATCTCCAACTTCACGGCGGGTCTGGCAGAAATGGTTGCCGACAAGGGCATTCGCGTGAATGCGGTGGCGCCCGGCCCCATCTGGACACCGCTGATTCCCTCTACCATGCCCGCAGAAAAGGCAGCGAAATTCGGCGAGGGCACATTGATTGGGCGTGCCGGACAACCGGCAGAGCTGGCAGGAGCCTATGTCCTGCTTGCCTCGGATCTGGGCAGTTACATGACCGGCGCCGTTGTTCCGGTTACGGGCGGCGAGATTATGATCTGA
- a CDS encoding ABC transporter substrate-binding protein — MKKMLLSATAALALFVTPALAQEKLKIGMTFQELNNPYFVSMQEALKEAAASIGAEVIVTDAAHDVAKQVSDVEDMLQQKIDILLLNPTDSAGIEAAVHAAKAAGVIVVAIDANANGPVDTFVGSKNRDAGYQSCKHLGDALGGKGEVAILDGIPVVPILQRVEGCKAALGEFSDIKLVDTQNGRQDRSVALGVVENMIQSHPNLAGIFSVNDGGAMGALAAIQGSGRDIKLTSVDGAPEAVKAIADGTNFIETTAQFPRDQVRVGLAMALAQKWGAVVVPKEVPIDVRVVDSKNAADFSW; from the coding sequence ATGAAAAAGATGCTTCTTTCGGCCACCGCCGCACTCGCTCTGTTCGTCACGCCAGCACTTGCGCAGGAAAAGCTCAAGATCGGCATGACCTTTCAAGAATTGAACAACCCGTACTTCGTGTCCATGCAGGAAGCTTTGAAAGAAGCCGCAGCCTCCATCGGTGCAGAAGTGATCGTGACCGATGCGGCGCATGACGTTGCAAAGCAGGTTTCCGACGTTGAGGACATGTTGCAGCAGAAGATCGACATTCTTCTGCTGAACCCGACCGACTCAGCCGGTATTGAGGCCGCCGTGCATGCCGCAAAGGCCGCAGGCGTCATCGTCGTTGCCATCGACGCCAATGCCAACGGCCCGGTCGATACCTTCGTCGGTTCCAAGAACCGCGATGCCGGTTACCAGTCCTGCAAACATCTGGGCGATGCGCTGGGCGGCAAGGGTGAAGTCGCCATTCTTGATGGCATTCCTGTCGTTCCTATCCTGCAACGCGTCGAAGGTTGCAAGGCAGCCCTCGGTGAATTCTCCGACATCAAACTCGTCGACACACAGAATGGTCGTCAGGACCGCTCCGTAGCGCTGGGTGTCGTTGAAAACATGATCCAGTCGCATCCCAACCTGGCGGGTATCTTCTCTGTCAATGACGGTGGTGCCATGGGAGCACTCGCAGCTATTCAGGGTTCGGGCCGCGATATCAAGCTGACGTCCGTCGATGGTGCACCGGAAGCGGTGAAGGCGATTGCCGACGGCACCAACTTCATTGAAACGACAGCGCAGTTCCCACGCGATCAGGTTCGCGTCGGTCTTGCGATGGCGCTTGCCCAGAAGTGGGGCGCCGTTGTCGTGCCGAAGGAAGTTCCGATCGACGTGCGCGTCGTCGACAGCAAGAACGCCGCTGACTTCAGCTGGTAA
- a CDS encoding FGGY-family carbohydrate kinase, producing MAKYLIGVDVGTGSARAGVFDTSGGLLATAKRAIALHREDGGIVEQSSEQVWQAVCEAVKESVEKAKIDPAAVAGIGFDATCSLVVRGPGDETLAVSDAVHPERDIIVWMDHRAVEQAERINAGDHDVLKYVGGRISPEMQTPKLLWLKENRPETYAKAEHFFDLADFLTWKASGALDRSSCTVTCKWTYLAHEARWDGDYFRQIGLGDLADQGFARIGQSVVEPGTSLGNGLTAAAAQAMGLPAGIAVAAGLIDAHAGGVGTVAAGGDARNCLGYVFGTSSCTMTTTDKPVFVPGVWGPYYSAMVPGAWLNEGGQSAAGAAIDQLVQLHPSTAQVSQLADSSGKSLPQWLADRALELAGTPAQAVRLADQLHVVPEFLGNRAPFADPHARAVVMGQGMESGADSLVALYVAGICSLGYGLRQIIETQAKHGAPISTISVSGGAGAHPLTRQLLADTTGYPVEVTECEEPVLLGSAILGAVAAKLHDNLQGAMATMSRVEMRCDPDEAVRALHDIRYTAFIALQNTARDIRKSMDDVLHQSRA from the coding sequence ATGGCCAAATATCTGATCGGCGTCGACGTAGGAACCGGCTCTGCACGGGCGGGTGTCTTCGATACGTCGGGCGGGCTTTTGGCCACTGCGAAACGCGCAATAGCCCTTCACCGCGAAGACGGCGGCATCGTCGAGCAGTCGAGCGAGCAGGTCTGGCAAGCCGTATGCGAGGCGGTGAAGGAAAGCGTTGAAAAGGCGAAGATCGATCCCGCTGCGGTCGCTGGCATCGGCTTTGACGCGACATGCTCCCTCGTCGTTCGCGGTCCTGGTGATGAAACGCTGGCGGTGAGCGACGCTGTCCACCCCGAACGGGACATTATCGTCTGGATGGACCACCGCGCCGTCGAACAGGCCGAGCGCATCAATGCCGGAGATCACGATGTCCTGAAATATGTCGGTGGCCGTATCTCACCGGAAATGCAGACCCCGAAATTACTTTGGCTGAAGGAAAATAGGCCCGAAACCTATGCGAAGGCCGAGCATTTCTTCGATCTGGCGGATTTCCTCACATGGAAAGCAAGCGGCGCACTGGACCGCTCGAGCTGCACGGTGACGTGCAAATGGACCTATCTGGCCCATGAAGCACGATGGGACGGCGACTATTTCCGCCAGATCGGCCTTGGCGACCTCGCCGACCAGGGCTTTGCTCGTATCGGCCAGAGTGTGGTGGAGCCCGGAACCTCGCTTGGTAACGGTCTGACCGCTGCGGCGGCACAGGCCATGGGGCTGCCAGCGGGAATTGCCGTTGCCGCAGGCCTCATCGATGCCCATGCAGGCGGTGTCGGCACCGTTGCCGCCGGGGGTGATGCACGCAACTGCCTCGGTTACGTCTTCGGCACCTCGTCTTGCACCATGACCACGACGGACAAGCCAGTCTTCGTGCCGGGTGTCTGGGGGCCATATTATTCGGCGATGGTTCCGGGCGCATGGCTGAACGAAGGCGGCCAATCGGCAGCCGGTGCTGCCATCGATCAGCTCGTGCAATTGCATCCCTCCACCGCGCAGGTAAGCCAGCTTGCAGACAGCAGCGGCAAATCGCTGCCGCAGTGGTTGGCCGACAGGGCACTGGAACTTGCCGGGACACCGGCACAGGCCGTTCGCCTCGCAGACCAGCTTCACGTCGTGCCGGAATTTCTCGGAAATCGCGCGCCATTTGCTGATCCGCACGCGCGTGCGGTGGTCATGGGACAGGGCATGGAGAGTGGAGCGGACTCGCTCGTCGCCCTCTATGTCGCAGGGATTTGCAGCCTTGGCTACGGCCTGCGGCAGATCATCGAAACACAGGCCAAGCACGGCGCGCCGATTTCAACGATCAGCGTCAGTGGTGGCGCCGGGGCGCATCCGCTGACGCGTCAGTTGCTGGCGGATACGACGGGCTATCCCGTCGAAGTCACGGAATGCGAAGAGCCGGTTCTACTCGGCTCTGCCATCCTGGGCGCCGTTGCTGCTAAACTGCACGACAATCTGCAAGGCGCCATGGCGACCATGTCGCGTGTGGAGATGCGCTGCGATCCTGATGAAGCGGTGCGCGCGCTGCACGACATAAGATACACCGCCTTTATCGCGTTGCAGAACACGGCACGAGACATCCGCAAATCGATGGACGACGTCTTGCACCAGTCCCGTGCCTGA
- a CDS encoding sugar ABC transporter ATP-binding protein, with protein sequence MLELKNIRKSFGQIEVLQGVDLQARPGEVHALLGENGAGKSTLMKILCGIIKPTDGEILIDGKEHRFANYDEAIAAGIGIVFQEFSLIPYLDAVENMFLARELRGSFGLLNRKAMRLRAAEIMRQLAIDVPLDVPVHRLSVAEQQFVEIAKALSLNARILVLDEPTATLTPSETEHLFNVMRQLRKQGVAIIFISHHLEEIFEICDRITVLRDGEFIASCLVSEVDNDRLVEMMVGRRIENNFPPKKTPDSAAPLVIEVDELQLKKGGPISRFFLRKGEILGFAGLVGSGRTETVLAMLGAHPAARRKVKMDGVEKRFSGPDDGLINGVGLLPESRKDEGLITSFSILQNISLNNYRKYRKNHWFIDLKKELAHTQTAMDQVRVKAPGPHARVDTLSGGNQQKVVIARWLNHDMRVLIFDEPTRGIDVGAKAEIYALMRQFTEQGYSIIMISSELPEVIGMSDRVCVFRSGGIVATVEGDLVNSETIMTHATTGRVEHVA encoded by the coding sequence ATGCTTGAGCTGAAAAACATCAGAAAGAGCTTTGGCCAGATCGAAGTCCTGCAAGGCGTCGATCTGCAGGCGCGCCCGGGAGAGGTTCACGCGCTCCTGGGGGAAAATGGTGCAGGCAAGTCGACCCTGATGAAAATCCTGTGCGGCATCATCAAGCCGACGGACGGGGAAATCCTGATCGATGGAAAAGAACATCGCTTTGCCAATTACGATGAGGCCATTGCCGCCGGTATCGGCATCGTCTTTCAGGAATTCAGTCTGATTCCGTATCTCGACGCCGTCGAGAACATGTTTCTTGCTAGAGAACTACGCGGATCGTTCGGGCTACTGAACAGGAAAGCCATGCGCCTTCGTGCCGCAGAGATCATGCGCCAGCTGGCCATCGACGTGCCGCTTGACGTGCCGGTTCACCGACTGTCGGTTGCCGAACAACAGTTCGTGGAAATTGCCAAGGCGCTGTCGCTGAACGCCCGTATTCTGGTTCTGGATGAGCCGACCGCGACGTTGACCCCGTCAGAGACGGAACATCTGTTCAACGTCATGCGGCAGTTGCGCAAACAAGGTGTGGCGATCATCTTCATTTCACACCATCTGGAAGAAATCTTCGAGATTTGCGACCGTATCACCGTTCTGCGGGACGGTGAGTTCATCGCATCCTGCCTTGTCTCCGAAGTCGATAATGATCGGCTCGTCGAGATGATGGTCGGACGCCGGATCGAAAACAATTTTCCACCCAAGAAAACCCCTGATAGCGCCGCACCGCTGGTCATCGAAGTCGATGAGCTGCAACTCAAAAAGGGCGGACCGATCTCGCGCTTTTTCCTCAGGAAAGGCGAAATTCTGGGTTTCGCCGGACTGGTCGGCTCTGGCCGCACGGAGACCGTTCTGGCCATGCTGGGCGCGCATCCAGCCGCCCGACGCAAGGTGAAAATGGACGGCGTCGAGAAACGTTTTTCCGGGCCGGATGATGGACTGATCAACGGCGTCGGTCTGCTGCCGGAAAGCCGCAAGGACGAAGGTCTGATCACCAGTTTCTCGATTTTGCAGAACATCTCGCTCAACAATTACCGCAAATATCGCAAGAACCACTGGTTCATCGATCTCAAGAAAGAGCTTGCCCACACGCAGACAGCGATGGATCAGGTGCGCGTGAAAGCGCCGGGACCGCATGCCCGTGTCGACACGCTGTCGGGCGGCAACCAGCAGAAAGTGGTGATTGCCCGTTGGCTGAACCACGACATGCGCGTGCTGATATTCGATGAGCCCACCCGTGGCATCGACGTCGGAGCCAAGGCGGAAATCTACGCCTTGATGCGCCAGTTCACCGAGCAGGGCTACTCGATCATCATGATTTCATCCGAACTGCCCGAGGTCATCGGCATGTCCGATCGGGTCTGCGTCTTCCGCTCCGGCGGTATCGTTGCGACCGTCGAAGGCGACCTTGTGAATTCCGAAACAATAATGACCCACGCGACCACCGGGAGAGTTGAACATGTTGCCTGA
- a CDS encoding SDR family oxidoreductase, whose amino-acid sequence MSLSLQGKIAVITGAASGIGLATTEALLEQGATVVMVDWNEKALNELAGKLGDKAIPQVTNLLDADSCNAMVPEILQKVDHIDILYCNAGTYIGGDLTETTPEAIDKMLNLNVNAVMKNVHSVVPHMSERKTGDIIVTCSIAGHYPTYWEPVYAASKWAVTCFVQTMRRQMIPHGVRVGQVSPGPVVSALLADWPEENLRKAKEAGALIDPSEVADAIVYMLTRKRTVTIRDMLVLPTSFDRV is encoded by the coding sequence ATGTCTTTATCACTGCAAGGCAAAATCGCTGTCATCACCGGAGCGGCCTCAGGAATTGGTCTCGCCACGACAGAAGCATTGCTGGAACAGGGTGCCACCGTCGTCATGGTGGACTGGAACGAGAAGGCTCTGAACGAGCTTGCCGGAAAGCTGGGCGACAAGGCGATACCGCAGGTCACCAACCTTCTAGACGCAGACAGCTGCAACGCGATGGTGCCGGAAATCCTGCAAAAAGTCGATCATATCGACATTCTCTATTGCAACGCCGGTACCTATATCGGCGGCGACCTGACGGAAACGACGCCCGAGGCCATCGACAAGATGCTGAACCTTAACGTCAACGCCGTAATGAAGAACGTCCATTCCGTCGTGCCCCATATGAGCGAACGCAAGACCGGCGACATCATCGTCACCTGCTCCATCGCTGGCCATTACCCGACCTACTGGGAGCCAGTCTACGCGGCTTCGAAATGGGCCGTGACCTGCTTCGTGCAGACGATGCGTCGCCAGATGATCCCGCACGGCGTGCGCGTCGGTCAGGTTTCTCCAGGCCCGGTCGTCTCCGCACTTCTAGCCGATTGGCCCGAGGAAAACCTGCGCAAGGCCAAGGAAGCAGGCGCATTGATCGATCCGAGTGAAGTCGCTGATGCCATCGTCTACATGTTGACACGCAAGCGCACGGTCACGATCCGCGACATGCTGGTCTTGCCGACCAGCTTCGACCGCGTTTAA
- the phnF gene encoding phosphonate metabolism transcriptional regulator PhnF has product MNAHEDGISLWRRVADGIRSAIAEGTITDRLPPETELAVEFGVNRHTVRRAISVLSADGLLRAERGRGTFVNAVQTRIVYPIGARARFSENIARQSLEPSGRLIHAEIVAADTSQAKLLSCATGSPLHRLEHLAVADGVPVSRSVSLFSATRFPGIITAYADTGSITKALQREGLEDYRRKETRLTAERVSSRDTELLNCAPDSIVLVSKAIDTDVELNPIQSIVTRFLADRMELVFSNTP; this is encoded by the coding sequence ATGAATGCACATGAGGACGGGATTTCCCTGTGGCGGCGAGTGGCAGATGGTATCCGAAGCGCTATCGCGGAGGGCACGATCACTGATCGCTTGCCCCCAGAAACCGAGTTGGCAGTGGAATTCGGAGTCAACAGACACACGGTAAGACGCGCGATCTCAGTGCTCTCCGCTGATGGTTTGCTGCGCGCGGAGCGTGGTCGCGGCACTTTCGTCAATGCGGTTCAGACACGGATTGTGTACCCCATCGGCGCGCGGGCAAGGTTTTCCGAAAACATTGCCCGCCAGTCTCTCGAACCATCTGGCCGTCTTATTCATGCGGAAATCGTGGCCGCCGACACGTCGCAGGCTAAGCTCCTGTCCTGCGCAACCGGCTCGCCCCTGCACCGGCTGGAACATCTGGCGGTGGCGGATGGCGTCCCCGTCTCACGCTCCGTCTCGCTGTTTTCCGCCACCCGCTTTCCCGGCATCATCACGGCCTATGCCGACACCGGGTCCATCACCAAGGCATTGCAACGCGAAGGCTTGGAAGATTATCGCCGCAAGGAGACGCGGTTGACGGCGGAACGGGTGTCGTCTCGCGATACGGAACTGCTGAATTGCGCGCCTGACAGCATCGTTCTGGTCAGCAAGGCAATCGACACCGATGTGGAACTCAATCCAATCCAGAGCATCGTGACCCGTTTTCTCGCAGATCGCATGGAGCTGGTGTTTTCTAATACTCCTTGA